Proteins encoded by one window of Cannabis sativa cultivar Pink pepper isolate KNU-18-1 chromosome 4, ASM2916894v1, whole genome shotgun sequence:
- the LOC115712913 gene encoding uncharacterized protein At4g28440, with amino-acid sequence MAESKTSLRKPVFTKVEQLRPGTSGHTLTVKVVSTKMVLQKGRADGPQVRQMRIAECLVGDETGMIIFTARNDQVDLMKEGSTVIFRNAKIDMFKGSMRLAVDKWGRVEVTEPAEFNVKEDNNLSLIEYELVNVVEE; translated from the exons ATGGCAGAATCAAAAACAAGTTTGAGGAAACCAGTCTTTACCAAGGTTGAGCAGCTGCGGCCTGGGACCAGTGGGCACACTCTCACAGTAAAGGTTGTCAGTACTAAAATGGTTTTGCAGAAGGGCCGTGCCGATGGTCCCCAGGTTCGTCAAATGAGAATTGCTGAATGCTTGGTTGGGGATGAGACTGGAATGATTATTTTCACAGCTAGAAATGACCAAG TGGACCTGATGAAAGAGGGTTCAACCGTTATCTTTCGGAATGCTAAAATCGACATGTTCAAAGGATCAATGAGGCTAGCTGTGGACAAGTGGGGCCGTGTCGAAGTCACTGAACCTGCAGAATTCAACGTGAAAGAAGACAACAACCTTTCTCTGATCGAGTACGAACTTGTGAACGTTGTTGAAGAGTGA